AAAATTTATTAAACTTGCTTGATGATCTCAGAAAACAAGGGATTACCTGCATTATGATTTCTCATAAATTGAAGGAAGTTATTTCGATAGCAGATAGTGCAACTGTTATTCGCGATGGGCAAACGATCAGAACCCTGGATGCTTCTGAAGGTGAGATAACAGAAAATACGATTATAAAAAATATGGTTGGACGCGAAATTCAGGATATTTATCCGAAACGCGCGAAGAAATCATATGAAGAAAAGGTACTTGAGTTAAAGAATTGGTCTGCGTACGACCAAAAGCTTGGCAGACATGTAGTGAAGAATGCAAATTTATATGTTAAAAAAGGTGAAATTATTGGTTTGGCAGGCTTAATGGGCTCTGGCCGAACGGAACTTGCCCTTAGTATCTTTGGTAACGCGAAAGCTTATAAGCTGCAAGGCGACTTACTGTTGGATGGAATGCCAAAAGCATTGAAACATACTAGTGAGGCAATTAAAGCTGGGATTGCGTATGTTACTGAGGATCGTAAGGGGGATGGGTTGTTTTTACTGCAAGATATTAAAAGCAACATTTCTGCCGCAAACTTACAAGGAATTTCTGCCAACGGAGTCATCAATGACAATGAAGAGATTAAAGTAGCAGATGGCTACAAAACTTCATTACACATCAAAGCCGCTTCTTTAGAACAGCTTGTTGGCAAATTAAGTGGTGGTAACCAGCAAAAAGTTTCGCTAGGCAAGTGGCTGTTTGTTGGCCCTAAACTCCTAATATTAGATGAGCCTACCCGAGGTATTGACGTGGGCGCAAAATTTGAAATTTATACGGTGATGAACAAGCTGATCGAAGAGGGAATGAGTATTATCATGATTTCTTCTGAGCTTGGTGAAGTATTGGGAATGAGTGACAGAGTTTATGTCATGGCCGAAGGAGAAATCAAAGGCGAATTGCCAATAGAAAAAGCCGACCAGGAAAAAATTATGCAACTTGCAACACAATAGGAGGCTAAACCAATGACTTTAATAAATGACGTGAAAACGTTAATCAGTAAGAATATTCGTGATTACGGGATGTACATTGCCTTATTTGTCATCTTTCTCATCTTTACAATTTTAACGAATGGCTTATTTATTTCTTCTCGCAATATTAGTAACTTACTAGATTCTGCAGGCTATATTGCGGTTCTGGCTGTCGGTGTTATGCTGGTCATCGTCATTCGGCATATTGACTTATCGATCGGGTTTTTAGCAGGTTTCCTTGGAGCGATTGCGGCAATTCTTTTAATGCAGCACGGTTTACCTGTTTATATTGTGATCCCTGTCATTTTGATACTTGGTACGATTGCCGGTTTGTTTACGGGCTTTCTTGTTGCAAAAGTGGGAATTCCTGCCTTTGTGGCAACACTGGCAGGCTGGTTGATTTATCGCGGTGCGATTCTGCAGGTAACAGAAAAGTCTGGAACAATCATCGTTCAAAATGATGCTTTTAATGCAATTGGAAATGGATACATTCCATCTATTATGCAAATCAGCGGACTGCACTTACTTTCTTTATTAATTGGTGTACTTGGAATATTATTTTACAATCTTAGTGCAATATCCAACCGTCGAAACAAAATCAAGTATAATTTTGAAGTAGTTTCAAAGCAGATTTTCATTTTACAGCTTGTGTTCGTTTCGGCTATCATCGCTGCAATCACTTGGATCTTAGCTGGCTATAATGGTTTCTCCTGGACAGTGATGATCATCCTATTAGTTGTGCTTGTATATCATTTCTTGACAACGAAGACAGTAATGGGGAGACATATTTATGCAGTCGGCAGTAATCCAGAAGCTGCACATTTAAGCGGGATTAACGTGAACAAGATAACGTTCATTGTATTCGGTTCAATGGGTTTGCTATCAGCCTTATCAGGTATTCTATTTACTTCTCGCCTTCAATCAGCAACTACAACTGCTGGTACACTATTCGAACTTGATGCCATCGCGGCCGCATACGTTGGCGGTGTATCTGCGGCAGGCGGGGTAGGTAAAGTAACAGGGGCTATCATCGGAGCGATCGTAATGGCATCCTTAACGAGCGGGATGAACTTGCTTGGTGTAGGGATTTCATATCAATATATGATTAAAGGTGGCGTTTTAGCCTTAGCTGTAATCTTCGATGTTATGACAAGAAGAAAAGGAAACTAACTGCCTCTGTTAGCGGGCTTTCACCAAGACAATTGGGGAAGCCTTTTTTGACATATAAGAATGTATAAAATTCACATCGAGAATTGTCCAGCTCCAGCGCTTGTCGGAGCTGACCAAGGCGCTTGCGCTTTTCTTGCATAATTACTTTTATTTATAATGCAGTATAATAGTCAGGCTGATAGAATCAAGTTAAATAACATCTAGACGGTTAAAGAAAAAGGGGAGAAAGCGGATATGAAAAAGTATATGTATACCATATTGGGCCTTGTATTTGTCTCCCTTTGTTATCTTATTTTCGTATCAGCCAACATTGTCTTTAGTAATGACATAGCTTTACCTAAAGCAAAAAAACAAACAGACTCACGCTATCGCTTAGTTCTCATCACAAGGGACATGGACACTACGTTTTGGAATAAGGTTGGCATGGGAGCATCGAGACAGGCAGTGAAAGAAGGAGCCAGCCTTGAAATTTGGGGAAGCTATAGCAATAATTCAGAACAATTTTTAAAAAAGTTAGAACTGGCGATCCATTCAAAAGTGGATGGAATCATCATACAAGGACTAGATACAGACGAGTTCAAAGAACTCACAAAAGTAAAGGCTGCGTTTAATGGAATTCCGATCATCACAGTAGCAAATGATGTGCCAATGAAGGAAAGCTTAAGAAGGACATACGTTGGTTCTGATCAATTTCGTGCTGGAGGTTTAATTGCACGGCAGTTGTTGAATGAAATGGGAACTGAAGGGAATGTTGTGCTCCTTTCTGACGAGCAGAAAGAGTATTACCAGAATGAGAGATTAAAGGGCATCTATGCCACTTTGAAAGTGTATCCAAATATTAAGGTACAATATGCGGAAACAGCAGAGTCAAAAGATCAAGTCATCACCACGATGAGAGACCAGTTAAATCAAATGCCGGATGTGGATGCATTTATCGCTGTAAACGCAAATATGATTGGTCCTATGGTACAGGAAATAGGAAAGCGTTCCCAGGTTGAACCTTATTTCATATATACCTTTGATGATGGACCAGAATCATTACCTCTTTTTGAAGAAGGCAAAATTGACGGAGTCGTCGAGCAAGATCCAGAAACAATGGGTGAAGTCAGTGTACAACAACTTGTTAAATGGCTGAACGGGGAAACGGTACCGCTTGATATTAATGGTTACTTCACAAAGATACGCATATTGAAGGACAACAGAAATGAATAGTATCAGAAGAAAAATATTAACATTCACAACTATAGTCATTGTCATTATGTCCATCATTTGGATTGCTCTGACATTCTACAACTATAAAACACAAGTGAAATATAATGACATCTTAAACCGATACTTAATCTTAAGTGATGTGTCGAGGTCCAGTAATCAAGTAATTACAGACTTGAATAACTATATGAACCAATCGACACCAGAAAACTTTCAGAAATTAGAGAGCAGCAAAAAGGTTCTGGAATCTGCTAGATATGAAGTATTTAAGGTGAGAAATGAAGTAAATGATTTTACCCTGACAAATTACATTCATTTAATGGGCAGTTTAATTGAAACAACAGACAGATTAATGGGACTTGAACGAGATTCCGAGGCAGCGGTAAAAGACCTTGCAGAAACTGCACGTATTGGCAACTATATTTCCGATATGACGCTCACCTTAATCGATATGGAACTCAAAACACATGAGCCATTCTATCGTGGCATTATGGAGCAGTCGATTGAATTAGTGAAACTGGCCATATGGATGATTTTATTAACATCCTTATTGCTTTTATTGGCTACATATTGGTTTTCCTTAAGCATCACAAGGCCAGTCCAACAATTGACAAAGGCTGCAAGTGAATTGGCGAAAGGGAAATTCGATAATGAAATATCAGTCAAATCGAATGATGAAATTGCCTTTCTTGCTAAAACATTTGATCATATGCGTACGAACATAATTAATTTAATTCAGCAAATAAAGGAAAAAGCAAAGCTGGAACACGAGCTGCAGCAGAATAAAATTTTACTGCAGGAAAGTCATTTCCGCAGTCTGCAAAGCCAAATGAATCCGCATTTCTTGTTTAATACACTAAATACGCTATCGAAAAAAGCGTATCTGGAAGGGTCAGAAGAAATTAGTGATTTGCTCGTCAGCGTCGCAGACCTTTTACGGTACAACTTAAAGCAAATTGACCGGTCCGTAACATTAAGAGATGAATTGATTGTTGTCAATCAATATATGCAGATTCAACAGGCACGGTTTACGGATAGACTTCAACTGAAATTGGATATTGATGACTCATGCTTAGATGTTGCTATTCCTGCACTTACCCTGCAGCCGATTATTGAAAATGCTGTAATCCATGCAATAGAGCCCAATATTAACGGGGGGATCATCGCAATTCAGGTGAAGGACTTGACTGAATATGTGCTAGTTCAAATTGAAGATGACGGAATAGGCATGTCTGAGGAGGTCATCACGCAAATTTTAATGGAACGTCAAGTGCAAACAGCAGGACATTCAACAGGAATTGGTTTCAGTAATGTTGTAAAACGTCTGCGCCTTTTTTATGAGAGGGATGACGTCATTCATATTGAAAGCTCATTGGGCAGCGGCACGGCCGTTCTATTACAAATTCCGAAACAAAGAGGCGAGATACATGATTAAACTTTTAATTGTGGATGACGAACAAATAGAACGGGAAGGGATGGAAGCGATTTTAAATAGAGCATTCCCGGACCTGATTGTTGAACAAGCCAATAATGGGAATAGAGCGGTAGAATTAGCAGCAAGCTTCAAGCCGGATTTGGTGTTAATGGACATCCAAATGCCTGGCATGAACGGCCTGGAAGCCGTAGAGCAGATTCTTGCTGATTTTCCTCATATTAAATTCATCATGGTAACAGCATTTGATACGTTCAATTATGTCCAGTCAGCCTTAAAGCTTGGAGCAAAAGATTATATCTTAAAGCCCAGTAAGGTGAGTGAAATTAGAGCAACGGTTGGAAAGGTATTGAAAGAAATAGAAAACGAGAGGGAGTTACAAGCAGAAAGCAGCTTGCAGCGAGAACTGCTTCAAAGGACATTACCTCTCGTTGAAACAGATGTTGTAACGCAGCTGCTATTTGATCATGTGCATGAAGTTCACTTAAATATGTTAATGGAGATGCTTGATATTCAATCAACAGGTCAGGTATTCGTCATGAATGTGATAGTACCAGATGGAATGGAACATCTTTACTCAAGGATTAAAGAAAAAGTCAGGAAAACGAGAAGTGGATGGATGGGTGCTCTTTATGATGGGCAGCTGCCGATCGTTATCTTCAGAAACGGCCAATCTTATCGATCACAAGCAATTTCTCTAGCAAGAGATATTTTATTAGAAGTAAACAAGGAGCAGAAAGCTGGATGGTTCATTGGGATCGGTAATGATTGCAACTCATTAGAGAAAATCCGTCAATCTTATCAGGAGGCAATCATTGCTTCGAGCAATAAGGCACTACCGGTGAAATATCGGTTTTATCAAGACATACCTGTTTTGAATGAAACAGGCAGTTGGCAACAGGCAAAGTATTTAAAAAAAGATCTTTCCGACCAGGTCCGTCTTGGGCAGTGGGACCAAATTAAATCGAACATTAGTCATCTGATCCAAGCATACGAAATGGAAGGCATAGAAGTCCAGCAAGCACAGCAATTCGTATTAGAAGCACTATGGTCAATCTGGTCGATTGTAAGCGATTTGGGGATTGAAATAGCAACGCCAATTTACCATTATCAATCGCCAAATTACCGTCAATTACGTTCAGAAACGGCCAATCTTTTGATGGATATAAAAGATTCTTATGATAGACATTACATTAGTTTGGAAGCGGATACAATTTATCGGATTAAACAATATATCATGGAAAATTCCCAACAGAATATTTCGCTAGAAACACTTAGTAATAAAGTAGGTCTCAGCCCCATTTATATCAGTAAAATGTTTAAAGAAAAACTAGGGATTAACTATATTGACTTTTTAACCGAGTGCCGTATTGAAAAAGCAAAGAAAATGTTAGGAGATCCAGAGAAGAGTATCAAGGAAATTACAATTGAAGTTGGCTATCACGAACCCAATTATTTCAGCAAAGTATTTAAAAAGATGTGCAATGTTACGCCAAGAGAATATCGTAAAACACTGCTGGGTTTAAAAGATTAGGCTCTTTCTTATAGACTCTGTTAAAGCTCAAGGGTGATTTTTAAAACCCTGTGGTTGTTATGGAAAGCGACGCGCCTGGGACGAAAATTAACAATCAGGTTTGACAGAGCCTATCTTTAAAAGAAAACATCAATAGAAATGCCAAACTAAAACAGAAGTTCCACAGGGAAGGGAGGAGAAGCGATGGTAAAAAAGTTAAGGATAGTTGGTTTATTGAATCTTATCTTCCTCCTAATGTTATTGGCGGCATGCGAAGAAGGGGTGTCTACAATACAGAAGGAAAACAAAGAGTCAGAGATTGAAAGAGTTACTGATTCGGAAGACAAGCTTAAAATCGGTTTTTCGATGGACACGTTGGAAGAGGAACGGTGGCCAAGAGATAGAGACTTGTTTAAAGAAGCGGTAAAGTCATTAGGGGCGGAAGTCGTGATACGCGAAGCGAAGGGTGACGATACCTTGCAAATCGTGCAGGCAGAAACGTTAATCAGCGAGGGAGTGGACTTGCTTGTAATCGTTCCGCATAACGCGGAGGCTGTAGCAACCATCGTCAACAAAGCCCACTCTGCGGGTATCAAAGTTATATCATATGACCGTTTAGTGAAAAATTCTTCTGTTGATTTATACATCTCTTTTGACAATGAGTTAGTTGGAGAACTTCAAGCTCAGGCGATAACAAAGGTAGTGCCAAAAGGGAAGTATGTATATATCGGCGGGGCAAATACAGACAATAATGCACATTTATTTAAAAAAGGAGTTTTTAATGTCCTTCAGCCATTCATAGATAGGGGTGACATACAGATTGTGTATGATCAGTGGACTGAAAATTGGACTCCTGAAAATGCTCGTGCCAATATGGAAGCTGCCTTGGAGATAAATAATAACGAGATAGATGCGGTTATTGCTGCAAACGATGCGACAGCAGGTGGAGTTATAAAAGCACTTGAAGCACAAGGGCTTGCGGGGAAAATTCCAGTTGCCGGACAAGATGCAGACTTAGCAGCAGCACAGCGTATTGTCCAAGGGACTCAGACAATGACCATCTACAAACCTATTAAAACATTAGCATACGAAGCAGCAAGAGCCGCTATCAAAATGGCAGAAGGAGAAACCGTTACATCGGACAGAAAAATTAACAACGGAAAATTAGAAATACCATCCCTCCTACTTGCGCCTATTGCTGTAGATAAAAATAATATAGATGACACCATTATTGCTGATGGATTTCATCAGCGTGATGAGGTGTATGGGAAGACAGGGAAATGAGAATCATTTTTTAGCAGCGGAATAAGAAATTGGTGGAGGTTATTTCATGATAAAAACAATAATTGCCGGGTTTGGTTTTGCCGCAAAGGTGTTCCATTTGCCGCACTTAGTTCATTCTGATAAATATGAAGTAGTTGGAATTATTTCAAGATCAGGATCATCCAAAGACCATAGGGATGTAAGCAATGTACCCGTGTATGCAACGGTAGAAGAGGCACTTTCAAAAAGTGAGGCAACGTTGTATATCATTACCACGCCATCTGACATGCACTATGACATGCTGAAACAATGTATTCTTGCAGGAAAGGATGTGCTTGTCGAAAAGCCAGCGTTTTTAACAGTTGAAGAAGGAAGAGAACTCATTCAGCTAACCGAAAATAGCGAGTCCGTGGTGTCTGTTCACCAAAACCGCCGCTGGGACGGAGACTTCTTAACCATCCAAAAACTTCTGAAAGAAGAAATGCTGGGAGACTGGAAAGTCCTTGAATCGCGGTTTGATCGATTCAGGCCCGTTGTTCGTAATCGCTGGAGAGAACAACCAGGGATAGGCTCGGGCATCCTATACGATTTAGGTTCCCACTTAATTGATCAAGCACTTGTTTTATTCGGCGAACCAGATGCACTATATGCAGAAATAGTGATTCAACGGGAGAACGGCCAAACGGATGATGGCTTTCTAATCGTGCTGCACTATGGGCAAAAGCGAGTATATTTGCGCTCAAGTTCATTTATTAATTCAGCTTTTCCTCGTTTTGAACTGCATGGATCAAAAGGCAGTTTCGTAAAGTACGGCCTTGACAAGCAGGAACCTCAATTGGCAGATGGTACTTTCTATCAAGGGAAAGAAGGGGAAGTGGGTACACTCTATAGAGAAGAAGCGAAAGAGGTAACGATAGAAACTGGAGGATACGACCATTTCTTTTCATTACTTGCTGATGGCATATCGAGCCGGGAGCCGGTCGTTTCATTGGAAGAAGCACTTAGAGTGACCAAGATTATCGAACTGGCCCTTAAATCTTCAGAAGAAGGAAGATTGATAAAAAAAGAAGAATGGATGAATTGGTGAAGTAGCTCTAAAGGAGCTAAAACATTTTTACATTGCCAAGCATCCTCTAGACACAGGAGGTGTGTAGTGCCAATCAAATTAAGGCAACTAGCCTATCGGGGGAGTTGCCTTTTTTGCGTTTTAACAAAAATGGCGTTCACATTATTGTTAATAAGTTTTAAAATTTCCTAAATTAAAATAATACGATGTGTGGTATTATTTTTTCGATAAGTGAACGATCCTTCTGGAACCTTCTCGTAAAACCCCCATAAATGAAGCATCTTTTCTAATTGAATTTGTAGATCCTCTCGTAATCATCTTAAACTC
This window of the Mesobacillus jeotgali genome carries:
- a CDS encoding sugar ABC transporter permease — its product is MTLINDVKTLISKNIRDYGMYIALFVIFLIFTILTNGLFISSRNISNLLDSAGYIAVLAVGVMLVIVIRHIDLSIGFLAGFLGAIAAILLMQHGLPVYIVIPVILILGTIAGLFTGFLVAKVGIPAFVATLAGWLIYRGAILQVTEKSGTIIVQNDAFNAIGNGYIPSIMQISGLHLLSLLIGVLGILFYNLSAISNRRNKIKYNFEVVSKQIFILQLVFVSAIIAAITWILAGYNGFSWTVMIILLVVLVYHFLTTKTVMGRHIYAVGSNPEAAHLSGINVNKITFIVFGSMGLLSALSGILFTSRLQSATTTAGTLFELDAIAAAYVGGVSAAGGVGKVTGAIIGAIVMASLTSGMNLLGVGISYQYMIKGGVLALAVIFDVMTRRKGN
- the xylF gene encoding D-xylose ABC transporter substrate-binding protein, which codes for MVKKLRIVGLLNLIFLLMLLAACEEGVSTIQKENKESEIERVTDSEDKLKIGFSMDTLEEERWPRDRDLFKEAVKSLGAEVVIREAKGDDTLQIVQAETLISEGVDLLVIVPHNAEAVATIVNKAHSAGIKVISYDRLVKNSSVDLYISFDNELVGELQAQAITKVVPKGKYVYIGGANTDNNAHLFKKGVFNVLQPFIDRGDIQIVYDQWTENWTPENARANMEAALEINNNEIDAVIAANDATAGGVIKALEAQGLAGKIPVAGQDADLAAAQRIVQGTQTMTIYKPIKTLAYEAARAAIKMAEGETVTSDRKINNGKLEIPSLLLAPIAVDKNNIDDTIIADGFHQRDEVYGKTGK
- a CDS encoding response regulator, which translates into the protein MIKLLIVDDEQIEREGMEAILNRAFPDLIVEQANNGNRAVELAASFKPDLVLMDIQMPGMNGLEAVEQILADFPHIKFIMVTAFDTFNYVQSALKLGAKDYILKPSKVSEIRATVGKVLKEIENERELQAESSLQRELLQRTLPLVETDVVTQLLFDHVHEVHLNMLMEMLDIQSTGQVFVMNVIVPDGMEHLYSRIKEKVRKTRSGWMGALYDGQLPIVIFRNGQSYRSQAISLARDILLEVNKEQKAGWFIGIGNDCNSLEKIRQSYQEAIIASSNKALPVKYRFYQDIPVLNETGSWQQAKYLKKDLSDQVRLGQWDQIKSNISHLIQAYEMEGIEVQQAQQFVLEALWSIWSIVSDLGIEIATPIYHYQSPNYRQLRSETANLLMDIKDSYDRHYISLEADTIYRIKQYIMENSQQNISLETLSNKVGLSPIYISKMFKEKLGINYIDFLTECRIEKAKKMLGDPEKSIKEITIEVGYHEPNYFSKVFKKMCNVTPREYRKTLLGLKD
- a CDS encoding sugar ABC transporter substrate-binding protein; amino-acid sequence: MKKYMYTILGLVFVSLCYLIFVSANIVFSNDIALPKAKKQTDSRYRLVLITRDMDTTFWNKVGMGASRQAVKEGASLEIWGSYSNNSEQFLKKLELAIHSKVDGIIIQGLDTDEFKELTKVKAAFNGIPIITVANDVPMKESLRRTYVGSDQFRAGGLIARQLLNEMGTEGNVVLLSDEQKEYYQNERLKGIYATLKVYPNIKVQYAETAESKDQVITTMRDQLNQMPDVDAFIAVNANMIGPMVQEIGKRSQVEPYFIYTFDDGPESLPLFEEGKIDGVVEQDPETMGEVSVQQLVKWLNGETVPLDINGYFTKIRILKDNRNE
- a CDS encoding sensor histidine kinase, coding for MNSIRRKILTFTTIVIVIMSIIWIALTFYNYKTQVKYNDILNRYLILSDVSRSSNQVITDLNNYMNQSTPENFQKLESSKKVLESARYEVFKVRNEVNDFTLTNYIHLMGSLIETTDRLMGLERDSEAAVKDLAETARIGNYISDMTLTLIDMELKTHEPFYRGIMEQSIELVKLAIWMILLTSLLLLLATYWFSLSITRPVQQLTKAASELAKGKFDNEISVKSNDEIAFLAKTFDHMRTNIINLIQQIKEKAKLEHELQQNKILLQESHFRSLQSQMNPHFLFNTLNTLSKKAYLEGSEEISDLLVSVADLLRYNLKQIDRSVTLRDELIVVNQYMQIQQARFTDRLQLKLDIDDSCLDVAIPALTLQPIIENAVIHAIEPNINGGIIAIQVKDLTEYVLVQIEDDGIGMSEEVITQILMERQVQTAGHSTGIGFSNVVKRLRLFYERDDVIHIESSLGSGTAVLLQIPKQRGEIHD
- a CDS encoding ATP-binding cassette domain-containing protein — its product is MSEYILEMKQISKEFTGVKALDNVNFKVKKGEIHCLVGENGAGKSTLMKVLSGVYPYGTYDGDIVYEGKVQQFNKINDSVHAGIVIIYQELALFPDLTVYENIFAGNEIKQGALIDWNETIVEAKKLLEKVNLDINPETLVKDLGVGKRQLIEIAKALSKDVKLLILDEPTAALNEDDSENLLNLLDDLRKQGITCIMISHKLKEVISIADSATVIRDGQTIRTLDASEGEITENTIIKNMVGREIQDIYPKRAKKSYEEKVLELKNWSAYDQKLGRHVVKNANLYVKKGEIIGLAGLMGSGRTELALSIFGNAKAYKLQGDLLLDGMPKALKHTSEAIKAGIAYVTEDRKGDGLFLLQDIKSNISAANLQGISANGVINDNEEIKVADGYKTSLHIKAASLEQLVGKLSGGNQQKVSLGKWLFVGPKLLILDEPTRGIDVGAKFEIYTVMNKLIEEGMSIIMISSELGEVLGMSDRVYVMAEGEIKGELPIEKADQEKIMQLATQ
- a CDS encoding Gfo/Idh/MocA family oxidoreductase, encoding MIKTIIAGFGFAAKVFHLPHLVHSDKYEVVGIISRSGSSKDHRDVSNVPVYATVEEALSKSEATLYIITTPSDMHYDMLKQCILAGKDVLVEKPAFLTVEEGRELIQLTENSESVVSVHQNRRWDGDFLTIQKLLKEEMLGDWKVLESRFDRFRPVVRNRWREQPGIGSGILYDLGSHLIDQALVLFGEPDALYAEIVIQRENGQTDDGFLIVLHYGQKRVYLRSSSFINSAFPRFELHGSKGSFVKYGLDKQEPQLADGTFYQGKEGEVGTLYREEAKEVTIETGGYDHFFSLLADGISSREPVVSLEEALRVTKIIELALKSSEEGRLIKKEEWMNW